One Pseudomonas abieticivorans genomic region harbors:
- a CDS encoding SDR family oxidoreductase, whose amino-acid sequence MSAPTVVIAGCGDVGSRLARQLLAAQWQVYGLRRDASKLPEGVIGIPGDLFSRDAPDTWPIDAVDYLVYCVAASQHDEAGYRAAYVEGVKHVLEWLDDFGQAPERVIFVSSSSVYEQQGGEWVDEQSPTQPAGFSGRLMLEAEQVVRGCGFPATVVRLTGIYGPGRERLLTQVRQGYRVAEEPPLYGNRIHSDDAAGLLAFLLQADARGEPVGDCYIGVDDSPAPLAEVVAWLREHLGVSDWSEVESVRRTGSKRCSNAKARALGWAPQYPSYREGYGAILGA is encoded by the coding sequence ATGTCCGCGCCCACCGTTGTAATCGCCGGTTGCGGTGATGTTGGAAGCCGCCTGGCGCGCCAGTTGCTGGCCGCCCAGTGGCAGGTCTATGGACTGCGCCGCGACGCCTCGAAGTTGCCCGAGGGGGTGATCGGTATCCCGGGTGATCTGTTTTCGCGCGACGCACCGGACACCTGGCCGATCGATGCGGTGGATTACCTGGTGTACTGCGTTGCCGCCAGCCAGCACGACGAGGCCGGCTATCGCGCCGCCTACGTCGAGGGCGTGAAGCACGTGCTGGAGTGGCTGGACGATTTTGGCCAGGCACCTGAGCGGGTCATTTTCGTGTCCAGCAGCAGTGTCTATGAGCAGCAGGGCGGGGAATGGGTGGATGAGCAATCGCCTACCCAGCCTGCGGGCTTTTCCGGGCGGTTGATGCTGGAGGCCGAGCAGGTGGTGCGCGGCTGTGGTTTCCCCGCCACCGTGGTGCGCCTGACCGGGATCTACGGGCCAGGGCGCGAACGCCTGCTGACTCAGGTTCGGCAGGGGTATCGGGTGGCCGAGGAGCCGCCTTTATACGGTAACCGCATCCACAGCGACGATGCGGCCGGTTTGTTGGCTTTTCTGTTGCAGGCAGATGCGCGCGGTGAGCCTGTTGGCGATTGCTACATCGGCGTGGATGACAGCCCGGCGCCACTGGCCGAGGTGGTGGCCTGGCTGCGCGAGCATCTTGGGGTCAGCGATTGGTCGGAGGTTGAAAGCGTGCGCCGCACCGGCAGCAAGCGCTGTAGCAACGCCAAGGCACGGGCTTTGGGCTGGGCGCCGCAATACCCCAGCTACCGCGAAGGTTACGGGGCTATCCTCGGCGCTTGA
- the exbB gene encoding tonB-system energizer ExbB, translating into MTRILPPASPTRSVSRPWRGIAALVIGLALTPAAFADEPANQSHTAPAAAAAAAPANSAEAAALPSDAPVVAEDASSDEPTVDTGFGIGHDLSPWGMFQNADIIVKIVMIGLAIASIITWTIWIAKGFELLGAKRRLRGEIANLKKATTLKAAAETASKPGTLAHLLVQDAMEEMHLSVNSREREGIKERVSFRLERLVAACGRNMSNGTGVLATIGSTAPFVGLFGTVWGIMNSFIGIAKTQTTNLAVVAPGIAEALLATALGLVAAIPAVVIYNVFARSIAGYKAQVSDASAQVLLLVSRDLDHQPAERSAPPHMVKLG; encoded by the coding sequence ATGACTCGTATTCTACCTCCCGCTTCGCCAACCCGCAGTGTGTCCCGTCCATGGCGCGGTATCGCAGCCCTGGTCATCGGCCTCGCGCTGACGCCGGCCGCCTTCGCCGACGAACCTGCCAACCAGAGCCACACCGCACCGGCTGCCGCTGCTGCAGCGGCGCCAGCCAACAGCGCCGAGGCTGCGGCCCTGCCAAGCGATGCTCCGGTTGTGGCCGAAGACGCCAGCAGCGATGAGCCTACCGTTGATACCGGCTTCGGCATCGGCCACGATCTGTCCCCATGGGGCATGTTCCAGAACGCCGATATCATCGTCAAAATCGTGATGATCGGCCTGGCAATCGCATCGATCATCACCTGGACCATCTGGATCGCCAAGGGCTTCGAACTACTGGGCGCCAAGCGCCGCCTGCGTGGCGAAATCGCCAACCTGAAAAAGGCCACTACCCTCAAGGCTGCCGCCGAAACCGCCAGCAAGCCAGGCACCCTGGCCCATTTGCTGGTACAGGACGCCATGGAAGAGATGCACCTGTCGGTCAACAGCCGCGAGCGTGAAGGCATCAAGGAACGCGTCAGCTTCCGCCTGGAGCGCCTGGTGGCTGCCTGCGGTCGCAACATGAGCAACGGTACCGGCGTATTGGCCACCATCGGCTCCACCGCGCCGTTCGTCGGTCTATTCGGCACCGTGTGGGGCATCATGAACAGCTTCATCGGCATCGCCAAAACCCAGACCACCAACCTCGCCGTGGTTGCCCCAGGCATCGCCGAGGCCCTGCTGGCCACCGCGTTGGGCCTGGTTGCCGCGATCCCGGCCGTGGTCATCTACAACGTCTTCGCCCGCTCCATCGCCGGTTACAAGGCGCAGGTTTCGGACGCCTCCGCACAGGTCCTGCTGCTGGTCAGCCGCGACCTGGACCATCAGCCGGCCGAGCGCTCCGCTCCGCCGCACATGGTCAAACTGGGGTAA
- the exbD gene encoding TonB system transport protein ExbD, whose amino-acid sequence MGLHLNEGGDDLAENHEINVTPFIDVMLVLLIIFMVAAPLATVDIKVDLPASTAKPAPRPEKPIFLSVKADQNLFVGDEKVDRAQLGQILDAKTKGKKDTTIFFQADKGVDYGQLMEVMNSLRAAGYLKVGLVGLETAAKK is encoded by the coding sequence ATGGGCCTGCATCTGAACGAAGGTGGCGACGACCTCGCCGAGAACCACGAAATCAACGTCACGCCGTTCATCGACGTGATGTTGGTACTGCTGATCATTTTCATGGTCGCGGCGCCCCTGGCGACCGTAGACATCAAGGTCGACCTGCCCGCCTCCACCGCCAAACCGGCGCCAAGGCCGGAGAAGCCGATCTTCCTCAGCGTCAAGGCAGACCAGAACCTGTTCGTGGGCGACGAGAAAGTCGACCGCGCACAACTGGGCCAGATCCTCGACGCCAAGACCAAAGGCAAGAAGGACACCACGATCTTCTTCCAGGCCGACAAAGGCGTGGACTACGGTCAGTTGATGGAAGTGATGAACTCCCTGCGGGCCGCCGGCTACCTGAAAGTCGGACTGGTAGGGCTTGAGACGGCAGCCAAGAAATGA
- a CDS encoding energy transducer TonB, with translation MITTRQKLTRYGASLAVVLGIHAVAIVLALNWSRPQPMELPPAAMVVEMAPLPEPAPPPPPKVVQPPQPPAPVEEPPLPKLVEAPKPTIAVPKPVKPKAKPQPPKPEKKPEPPQEKPPAEQTVDTPPTNAPPVKSAAPQPSVATNSNALPTWQSDLLRHLAKFKKYPDDARRRGMQGVNRLRFVVDGEGKVLSYSLAGGSGSASLDRATLEMIRRAQPLPPPPKELLNNGSLEVVAPFVYSLDKR, from the coding sequence ATGATCACGACGCGCCAAAAGCTGACGCGTTACGGGGCTAGCCTCGCGGTCGTGCTGGGCATCCACGCCGTGGCCATCGTGCTGGCGTTGAACTGGTCGCGGCCGCAGCCTATGGAGTTGCCGCCTGCGGCCATGGTCGTGGAAATGGCACCGTTGCCAGAGCCCGCACCGCCGCCACCGCCCAAAGTGGTGCAGCCGCCGCAACCTCCGGCCCCGGTCGAAGAGCCGCCGCTGCCCAAACTGGTCGAGGCCCCCAAGCCGACGATTGCAGTGCCAAAGCCTGTGAAGCCCAAGGCCAAGCCGCAACCGCCCAAGCCTGAGAAAAAGCCGGAGCCGCCGCAGGAAAAGCCGCCTGCAGAGCAGACCGTGGATACGCCGCCCACCAACGCGCCACCGGTTAAATCCGCTGCGCCGCAGCCAAGCGTCGCCACCAACAGCAATGCCCTGCCGACCTGGCAAAGCGACTTGCTGCGTCACCTGGCCAAGTTCAAGAAGTACCCGGACGACGCGCGCCGCCGCGGCATGCAGGGGGTCAACCGCCTGCGCTTCGTGGTCGACGGCGAAGGCAAGGTCTTGTCCTACTCGCTGGCCGGTGGTTCGGGCAGTGCATCATTGGACCGAGCCACCCTGGAAATGATCCGCCGGGCGCAGCCGCTGCCTCCGCCACCCAAGGAATTGCTCAACAACGGCAGCCTGGAAGTGGTCGCTCCGTTCGTGTATTCGCTGGATAAACGATAA
- a CDS encoding hydrogen peroxide-inducible genes activator codes for MTLTELRYIVTLAQEQHFGHAAERCHVSQPTLSVGVKKLEDELGVLIFERSKSAVRLTPVGEGIVAQAQKVLEQAQGIRELAQAGKNQLTAPLKVGAIYTVGPYLFPHLIPQLHRVAPQMPLYIEENFTHILRDKLRNGELDAVIIALPFNEADVLTLPLYDEPFYVLMPAGHPWTQKETIDSALLNDKSLLLLGEGHCFRDQVLEACPTLAKGADGNKHTTVESSSLETIRHMVASGLGISILPLSAIDSHHYAPGVIDVRPLTPPTPFRTVAIAWRASFPRPKAIEILADSIRLCSVAKPTVASKTAT; via the coding sequence ATGACTCTCACAGAATTGCGCTACATCGTTACCCTGGCCCAAGAGCAACACTTCGGCCATGCCGCCGAGCGCTGCCATGTCAGCCAGCCCACCCTTTCGGTGGGGGTGAAGAAACTCGAAGACGAACTGGGCGTGCTGATTTTCGAGCGCAGCAAGAGTGCCGTGCGTCTGACGCCCGTCGGTGAGGGCATCGTCGCCCAGGCCCAAAAGGTCCTCGAGCAGGCCCAAGGCATCCGCGAACTGGCCCAGGCCGGCAAGAACCAACTGACCGCCCCCCTCAAGGTGGGCGCGATCTATACCGTCGGTCCTTACCTGTTCCCGCACCTGATCCCGCAATTGCACCGTGTTGCGCCGCAGATGCCGCTGTACATCGAAGAAAACTTCACCCACATCCTGCGCGACAAATTGCGTAACGGTGAACTGGACGCGGTGATCATCGCCCTGCCATTCAACGAAGCCGACGTGCTGACCCTGCCGCTGTACGACGAGCCCTTCTACGTGCTGATGCCCGCCGGGCACCCCTGGACGCAGAAAGAGACCATCGACTCGGCGCTGCTCAACGACAAAAGTCTGCTGCTGCTGGGCGAAGGCCACTGCTTCCGCGACCAGGTGCTGGAAGCCTGCCCCACCCTGGCCAAGGGTGCCGACGGCAACAAGCACACCACGGTGGAGTCCAGCTCCCTGGAAACCATTCGGCACATGGTGGCCTCGGGGCTGGGCATATCGATCCTGCCCTTGTCGGCGATCGACAGCCATCATTACGCCCCCGGCGTGATCGATGTGCGCCCGCTGACGCCACCCACGCCGTTCCGCACCGTGGCAATCGCCTGGCGCGCCAGCTTCCCGCGGCCCAAGGCCATCGAGATCCTCGCTGACTCGATCCGCCTGTGTTCGGTCGCCAAACCGACCGTGGCGAGTAAAACCGCAACATGA
- the recG gene encoding ATP-dependent DNA helicase RecG, with protein sequence MTELSKVSVTALKGIGEAMAEKLTKVGLENLQDVLFHLPLRYQDRTRVVPIGALRPGQDAVIEGVVSGADVAMGKRRSLLVRLGDGTGSLSLRFYHFSNAQKEAMKRGTHLRCYGEARPGASGLEIYHPEYRALTGDEHYPVEQTLTPIYPTTEGLTQARLRQLCEQALGMLGPRSLPDWLPEELARDYQLAPLADAIRYLHHPPADADLEELSLGHHWAQHRLAFEELLTHQLSQQRLRESLRSQRAPNLPPAKRLPAQYLKNLGFAPTGAQQRVGKEIAYDLNQHEPMLRLVQGDVGAGKTVVAALAALQALEAGYQVALMAPTEILAEQHYVTFQRWLEPLGIEVAWLAGKLKGKNRAAALEQIAGGAPMVVGTHALFQPEVQFKNLALVIIDEQHRFGVQQRLALRQKGVGGRMCPHQLIMTATPIPRTLAMSAYADLDTSILDELPPGRTPVNTVLVADSRRIEVVERVRAACAEGRQAYWVCTLIEESEELTCQAAETTFEELSSALGELRVGLIHGRMKPAEKAAVMAEFKQGNLQLLVATTVIEVGVDVPNSSLMIIENPERLGLAQLHQLRGRVGRGSAASHCVLLYHPPLSQIGRQRLGIMRETNDGFVIAEKDLEIRGPGEMLGTRQTGLLQFKVADLMRDADLLPAVRDAAQALLARWPDHVSPLLDRWLRHGQQYGQV encoded by the coding sequence ATGACAGAGCTGTCCAAAGTGTCGGTAACGGCACTCAAAGGCATTGGCGAAGCCATGGCCGAAAAGTTGACCAAAGTCGGCCTGGAAAACCTCCAGGACGTGCTGTTCCACCTGCCATTGCGCTATCAGGACCGCACCCGCGTGGTGCCGATCGGCGCACTGCGGCCTGGTCAGGATGCCGTGATCGAAGGCGTGGTCAGCGGTGCCGACGTGGCCATGGGCAAGCGTCGCAGCCTGCTGGTGCGCCTGGGTGACGGCACCGGTTCATTGAGCTTGCGCTTCTATCACTTCAGCAACGCGCAGAAGGAAGCCATGAAACGTGGCACCCACCTGCGTTGCTACGGTGAAGCTCGCCCCGGAGCTTCGGGCCTGGAGATCTACCACCCGGAATACCGCGCCCTGACGGGTGACGAGCATTACCCGGTGGAGCAAACCCTCACGCCCATCTACCCGACCACCGAGGGCTTGACCCAGGCACGCCTGCGCCAACTGTGCGAACAGGCCCTGGGCATGCTTGGCCCACGCAGCCTGCCCGACTGGCTGCCCGAAGAACTGGCCCGCGACTACCAACTGGCGCCGCTCGCCGACGCCATTCGCTACCTGCACCACCCGCCCGCCGATGCGGACCTGGAGGAACTGTCCCTGGGGCATCACTGGGCGCAACACCGGCTGGCATTCGAGGAGCTGCTGACGCACCAGTTGTCGCAGCAGCGCTTGCGCGAAAGCCTGCGCTCGCAACGCGCGCCCAATCTGCCGCCGGCCAAGCGTTTGCCGGCCCAGTACCTGAAGAACCTGGGGTTCGCCCCCACCGGCGCGCAACAGCGGGTGGGCAAAGAAATCGCCTACGACCTCAACCAGCATGAACCGATGCTGCGCCTGGTGCAGGGCGACGTGGGCGCAGGCAAGACCGTGGTGGCCGCCTTGGCCGCGTTGCAGGCCTTGGAAGCGGGCTACCAGGTGGCACTGATGGCACCCACCGAGATCCTCGCCGAACAGCACTACGTGACCTTCCAGCGCTGGCTCGAACCCCTGGGCATCGAGGTAGCATGGCTGGCTGGCAAGCTCAAGGGCAAGAACCGCGCCGCAGCGCTGGAGCAAATCGCCGGCGGCGCACCCATGGTGGTCGGCACCCACGCGCTGTTCCAGCCGGAGGTGCAGTTCAAGAACCTGGCCCTGGTGATCATCGACGAACAGCACCGCTTCGGCGTGCAACAACGCCTGGCCCTGCGCCAGAAAGGCGTGGGCGGGCGCATGTGCCCGCATCAGTTGATCATGACCGCCACGCCGATCCCGCGTACCTTGGCCATGAGCGCCTACGCCGACCTGGACACCTCGATCCTCGACGAACTGCCGCCCGGACGTACCCCGGTCAACACTGTGCTGGTCGCCGACAGCCGTCGCATCGAAGTGGTCGAGCGCGTTCGCGCCGCCTGCGCCGAAGGGCGCCAGGCCTATTGGGTGTGTACGCTGATCGAAGAGTCCGAGGAGCTGACCTGCCAGGCGGCCGAAACCACCTTCGAAGAACTGAGTAGCGCCTTGGGCGAACTGCGCGTGGGCTTGATCCACGGGCGCATGAAGCCTGCGGAAAAGGCTGCGGTGATGGCCGAGTTCAAACAGGGCAACCTGCAGTTGTTGGTGGCAACCACGGTGATCGAAGTGGGCGTGGACGTTCCCAACTCCAGCCTGATGATCATCGAGAACCCCGAACGCCTGGGCCTGGCTCAACTGCACCAACTGCGCGGCCGGGTCGGCCGGGGCAGTGCCGCCAGCCACTGCGTGCTGCTGTACCATCCGCCGCTTTCGCAGATCGGTCGCCAGCGCCTGGGCATCATGCGCGAAACCAATGACGGCTTCGTGATCGCGGAAAAAGACTTGGAAATACGCGGCCCGGGCGAGATGCTCGGCACCCGTCAAACCGGTTTGCTACAGTTCAAGGTTGCCGACCTGATGCGCGATGCCGACCTGCTGCCGGCAGTACGCGATGCGGCCCAAGCCCTGCTGGCCCGCTGGCCTGATCACGTCAGCCCATTACTGGATCGCTGGCTGCGCCATGGCCAACAATATGGCCAGGTGTAA
- a CDS encoding aminoacyl-tRNA deacylase and HDOD domain-containing protein — translation MTEVALDTATPHAPSVIRLLLGKLGIAYREVADHPALNPARKVQAVLLDDSVGALMVLFPQNHLLDLSRLTELTGRTLTAIKLDRLEKMLGKHNLSVLPGLPSLTSSPCLYEEALLREPELLINSGEPGLLLEVRSDDFKKMLTKASAASFGEPLSSIRPNLDRPDDDRKEITQAMQAFTARRIQQRLEATIEIPPLAETAQKIIKLRVDPNATIDDITGVVETDPALAAQVVSWAASPYYASPGKIRSVEDAIVRVLGFDLVINLALGLALGKTLSLPKDQPQHATPYWQQSIYTAAVIEGLTRAIPRAERPEAGLTYLAGLLHNFGYLLLAHVFPPHFSLICRHLEANPHLCHTYVEQHLLGITREQIGAWLMRNWDMPDELSNALRFQHDPMYDGEFAQYPNLVCLAVRLLRSRGIGSGVDETIPDELFERLDLSREKAEDVVTKVLEAEVLLRELASQFTPPN, via the coding sequence ATGACTGAAGTTGCATTGGACACCGCAACCCCGCACGCCCCATCCGTCATCCGGCTGCTACTGGGCAAGCTGGGCATCGCCTACCGCGAGGTAGCCGACCACCCGGCGCTGAACCCTGCGCGCAAGGTACAGGCCGTGCTACTCGATGACTCGGTGGGCGCCCTCATGGTGCTGTTCCCGCAAAACCACCTGCTGGACCTCAGCCGCCTGACAGAGCTGACCGGCCGGACCTTGACGGCGATCAAGCTGGACCGCCTGGAAAAGATGCTCGGCAAGCATAACCTGAGCGTTCTGCCGGGCTTGCCATCGCTGACCAGTTCGCCCTGCCTGTACGAAGAAGCCCTGCTACGCGAGCCCGAACTGCTGATCAACTCCGGGGAACCGGGCTTGCTGCTGGAAGTGCGCAGCGACGACTTCAAGAAAATGCTGACCAAGGCCAGTGCCGCCTCGTTCGGCGAACCCTTGAGCTCCATCCGCCCCAACCTCGACCGCCCGGATGACGACCGCAAGGAAATCACCCAGGCCATGCAGGCCTTCACCGCCCGCCGCATCCAGCAACGCCTGGAAGCGACCATCGAGATCCCGCCGCTGGCTGAAACCGCGCAGAAGATCATCAAGTTGCGGGTGGACCCCAACGCGACCATCGATGACATCACTGGCGTGGTCGAAACAGATCCGGCACTGGCCGCGCAGGTGGTCAGCTGGGCCGCTTCGCCTTACTACGCTTCACCCGGCAAGATCCGCTCGGTCGAGGACGCCATCGTCCGCGTACTGGGTTTTGATCTGGTGATCAACCTGGCACTCGGCCTGGCTTTGGGCAAAACCCTGAGCCTGCCCAAGGACCAGCCACAACACGCCACGCCCTACTGGCAGCAGTCGATCTACACCGCCGCGGTGATCGAAGGCCTGACCCGCGCCATCCCCCGCGCCGAGCGCCCGGAAGCCGGCCTGACCTACCTGGCCGGCCTGCTGCACAACTTTGGCTACCTGTTGCTGGCGCACGTTTTCCCGCCGCATTTCTCGCTGATTTGTCGCCACCTGGAAGCCAACCCGCACCTGTGCCACACCTATGTCGAGCAGCACTTGCTGGGCATCACCCGCGAGCAGATTGGCGCCTGGCTGATGCGCAACTGGGACATGCCGGACGAATTGTCCAACGCCCTGCGCTTCCAGCACGACCCGATGTACGACGGTGAATTCGCCCAGTACCCCAATCTCGTCTGCCTGGCCGTGCGTTTGCTGCGCAGCCGCGGCATCGGCTCGGGCGTGGACGAAACCATCCCCGACGAGCTGTTCGAACGCTTGGACCTGAGCCGCGAAAAGGCTGAAGACGTGGTGACCAAGGTGTTGGAGGCAGAAGTGCTGCTGCGCGAGTTGGCTTCGCAGTTTACGCCGCCGAACTGA
- a CDS encoding HlyD family type I secretion periplasmic adaptor subunit: MLLKSGPGRFKDAITRYFKGTESLEGQPLPEVNKALIDDAPRIVRLTIWAVIAFFLFLLGWAHFAVIDEVTRGEGKAIPSSRVQKVQNLEGGIVAQIYIHEGQIVEVGDPLLRLDDTRFVSNVGETEADRLAMELRVERLSAEVDDRPLNFTDDVRKKVPKQAANEQSLYQSRRQQLQDEIGGLQQQMVQRQQELREFSSKQAQYRSSLALLKQEIDMSEPLISQGAISPVEVLRLKRSEVETRGQMDSTTLAIPRAEAAIKEAQSKVDEARGKFRSDALTQLNEARTDLSKAQATGKALEDRVNRTMVTSPVRGIVKQLLVNTVGGVIQPGSDLVEIVPLDDTLLVEARIRPQDIAFLHPGQEAMIKFTAYDYTIYGGLKGKLEQIGADTIQDEEKKNTFYVIKLRTDRSHLGTDEHPLLIIPGMVASVDIITGKKSVLSYLLKPIIRAKAEALHER, encoded by the coding sequence GTGTTGCTTAAATCTGGCCCAGGGCGTTTCAAGGACGCCATTACCCGTTACTTCAAAGGCACCGAGTCACTCGAAGGCCAGCCGCTGCCGGAGGTCAACAAGGCGTTGATCGACGACGCTCCGCGCATCGTTCGCCTGACCATCTGGGCGGTGATCGCATTCTTCCTGTTCCTGTTGGGCTGGGCCCACTTCGCGGTCATCGATGAAGTGACCCGTGGCGAGGGCAAGGCCATCCCGTCCTCGCGGGTGCAGAAAGTGCAGAACCTGGAAGGTGGCATCGTCGCGCAAATCTACATTCATGAAGGGCAGATCGTCGAGGTTGGTGATCCGCTGTTGCGTCTGGACGATACCCGCTTCGTTTCCAATGTCGGTGAAACCGAAGCCGATCGCCTGGCCATGGAACTGCGCGTCGAGCGTTTGAGCGCCGAGGTGGATGACCGCCCGCTGAACTTTACCGATGACGTGCGCAAGAAGGTGCCCAAGCAGGCCGCCAACGAACAATCGCTGTACCAGAGCCGTCGCCAGCAGTTGCAGGACGAAATCGGCGGGCTGCAACAACAGATGGTGCAGCGCCAGCAGGAGCTACGCGAATTCAGTTCCAAGCAGGCGCAATACCGCAGCAGCCTGGCCTTGCTCAAGCAAGAGATCGACATGTCGGAGCCGCTGATTTCCCAGGGCGCTATTTCCCCGGTGGAAGTGCTGCGCCTCAAGCGCTCGGAAGTTGAAACCCGTGGGCAAATGGATTCCACCACCTTGGCCATCCCGCGTGCGGAAGCGGCCATCAAGGAAGCCCAGAGTAAAGTCGATGAAGCGCGCGGTAAATTCCGCAGCGATGCCCTGACCCAACTGAACGAAGCCCGTACCGACCTGAGCAAGGCCCAGGCCACCGGCAAGGCGCTGGAAGACCGGGTCAACCGCACCATGGTCACCTCGCCGGTGCGCGGCATCGTCAAACAGCTGTTGGTGAACACCGTGGGCGGTGTGATCCAGCCAGGCAGTGACCTGGTGGAGATCGTGCCGTTGGACGACACCCTGCTGGTAGAAGCGCGCATTCGCCCGCAAGACATCGCCTTCCTGCACCCGGGCCAAGAAGCCATGATCAAGTTCACGGCGTATGACTACACCATCTACGGCGGGCTAAAAGGCAAGCTGGAACAGATCGGCGCCGACACCATCCAGGACGAAGAAAAGAAAAACACCTTCTACGTGATCAAGCTGCGCACCGACCGTAGCCACCTGGGTACAGACGAGCATCCGCTGCTGATCATTCCCGGCATGGTGGCTTCGGTCGACATCATCACGGGCAAGAAGAGTGTGTTGAGCTACCTGCTCAAGCCGATCATTCGGGCCAAGGCCGAGGCGTTACACGAGCGCTGA